From the genome of Scytonema hofmannii PCC 7110, one region includes:
- the smpB gene encoding SsrA-binding protein SmpB, with protein MSEKSEGYKVISDNRQARYLYEILETYEAGIQLTGTEVKSIRAGKVNLQDGYALLRDGEAWLINVHISPYTASSQYFNHEPRRTRKLLLRRDELRKLIGKVEQQGLTLIPLKMYLKRGWVKISIALAKGKKIHDKREDIKKRQDQREMQRAMKVY; from the coding sequence ATGAGCGAAAAAAGCGAAGGTTACAAAGTTATTAGCGATAATCGTCAAGCTCGGTATTTATACGAGATTTTGGAAACATATGAAGCTGGTATTCAGCTTACAGGAACCGAGGTGAAGTCAATCCGTGCAGGTAAGGTCAATCTTCAAGATGGGTATGCTTTGCTTCGCGATGGAGAAGCATGGCTGATTAACGTCCATATTTCTCCTTACACGGCTAGCAGCCAGTATTTCAACCACGAACCCCGTCGCACGCGCAAGCTGCTGTTGCGTCGTGATGAACTTCGCAAGTTGATTGGCAAAGTCGAACAGCAAGGTTTAACATTGATACCTCTAAAGATGTATCTCAAGCGTGGCTGGGTAAAAATCAGTATTGCCCTGGCAAAAGGTAAAAAAATTCACGATAAACGTGAAGATATTAAGAAACGCCAAGATCAGCGCGAGATGCAACGGGCAATGAAAGTCTATTGA
- a CDS encoding rhomboid family intramembrane serine protease: protein MVPIRDDNPTSITPYVTYGLIAANIIAFLFEASLPAKELDGFLHLAAVVPRELTASFAGIPVNQPVPEWSTLITSQFLHGGILHLAGNMLFLWIFGNNVEDKLGHFKYLFFYLTCGILASLSQWYFAQNSSIPSLGASGAIAGVMGAYIIRFPKAEILGIIPLGFFFPTFRISAFYFLGFWFLQQAISGAASLEAPTSVDTGGIAYWAHAGGFLFGAVLGPLLGLFNDKPKEEPWYR, encoded by the coding sequence GTGGTTCCAATCAGAGACGATAATCCCACGTCAATCACGCCCTACGTCACTTATGGGCTAATTGCTGCTAACATCATAGCTTTTCTTTTTGAAGCGAGTCTGCCCGCAAAAGAATTAGACGGATTTTTACACCTTGCTGCTGTTGTACCGCGAGAACTCACAGCTAGTTTTGCAGGGATTCCAGTTAATCAACCAGTGCCAGAGTGGTCAACGTTGATTACTTCTCAGTTCCTACATGGGGGGATACTGCACCTGGCTGGCAATATGTTGTTTTTATGGATTTTTGGTAACAACGTTGAAGATAAGTTGGGTCACTTTAAATATTTATTTTTCTATTTGACCTGCGGTATTTTAGCATCTTTGAGTCAGTGGTATTTTGCACAAAATTCCTCAATTCCTTCTTTGGGAGCAAGTGGTGCGATCGCAGGCGTTATGGGTGCTTACATTATTCGGTTTCCGAAAGCAGAAATTCTCGGTATCATTCCACTGGGATTTTTCTTTCCAACATTTCGCATCTCAGCATTCTATTTCTTAGGGTTTTGGTTTCTTCAACAAGCCATCTCCGGAGCTGCGAGTTTAGAAGCACCCACCAGCGTTGATACTGGCGGTATTGCCTACTGGGCGCATGCGGGTGGATTTCTTTTCGGCGCAGTTCTCGGTCCATTACTGGGGTTATTTAACGATAAACCTAAAGAAGAGCCTTGGTACAGGTAA
- a CDS encoding rhomboid family intramembrane serine protease, with the protein MFPLYDENPTRITPFITYGLIGMNVLLFLHEVSLSETQLEQFLQLYAVVPRQLTVSFAGASVNQSVPEWATLFTSQFLHGGWWHLISNMVFLWVFGNNIEDRLGHFKYLIFYLSCGALAALCQWLVGVNSTIPSLGASGAISGILGAYIIRFPRTGVVSLVFLGFFITTIRVPAMILIGLFIVQNVISGLVSLQPAAMSVETGGVAYWAHIGGFVFGLILGPLLGLFKQDYE; encoded by the coding sequence GTGTTTCCCCTTTACGACGAAAACCCGACGCGAATCACCCCATTTATTACCTATGGGTTGATTGGTATGAACGTATTACTTTTTCTTCATGAAGTAAGTCTGTCAGAGACGCAACTAGAGCAGTTTCTACAGTTATATGCCGTAGTACCACGACAGTTAACTGTTAGCTTTGCTGGTGCGTCAGTCAATCAATCCGTACCTGAGTGGGCTACTTTGTTTACGTCACAATTTTTGCATGGCGGTTGGTGGCATCTCATATCCAATATGGTATTTTTATGGGTTTTCGGTAACAATATTGAAGATCGTTTGGGTCATTTTAAATACCTAATTTTCTATCTAAGTTGTGGTGCTCTAGCCGCTTTGTGTCAATGGCTAGTTGGTGTAAACTCTACAATTCCTTCTTTGGGGGCAAGTGGTGCAATCTCAGGCATTTTGGGTGCTTACATTATTCGCTTTCCGCGCACGGGAGTCGTTTCATTAGTCTTCTTAGGATTTTTCATAACGACAATCAGAGTTCCTGCAATGATTTTGATAGGACTCTTTATTGTCCAAAATGTGATATCCGGTCTTGTTAGCTTGCAACCTGCTGCCATGAGTGTGGAGACAGGTGGAGTTGCGTATTGGGCGCATATAGGTGGTTTTGTGTTTGGTTTGATTCTCGGTCCTTTACTGGGCTTATTTAAGCAAGATTACGAGTGA
- a CDS encoding peptidylprolyl isomerase — protein MFKILKSWLNNSLIALLLVTLFLGISTAGWTPSCSAALPAGNAITDGTSLLRYALPVDNKPVRELQASLEDISNQLRANRRWGAVSKDLSKASRILEKPAQLLATVSDDRKPQAEAWISELKSGVNTLQEVVKTKNKEQVKEQRAKLLSLVGLLEESMVKEFPFEVPTEYSNLPQLKGRATVEVKTSKGDLTIVVDGYSAPVTSGNFVDLVQRGFYNGLEFTRSEESYVLQTGDPPGKDVGFIDPKTGKYRAIPLEVLVKGDKKPTYGITLEEAGRYTDLPVLPFSAFGALALARPERDVNGGSSQVFFFLFEPELTPAGRNLLDGRYAVFGYVTEGKEVLDELKAGDKIESARVIQGIENLVEPNVT, from the coding sequence ATGTTCAAAATCTTGAAATCCTGGCTGAATAACAGTCTCATTGCACTGCTGCTGGTCACTCTATTTTTAGGAATAAGTACAGCTGGGTGGACACCATCTTGTAGTGCTGCACTGCCTGCAGGCAACGCCATTACTGATGGTACATCTCTTTTACGGTACGCACTTCCTGTAGATAATAAACCCGTGCGGGAACTGCAAGCGAGTTTAGAAGACATATCGAACCAATTGCGAGCAAATCGACGTTGGGGTGCTGTTTCTAAAGATCTCAGCAAAGCATCGCGTATTCTTGAAAAACCTGCCCAACTTTTAGCCACTGTCTCAGATGACCGAAAGCCTCAAGCTGAGGCTTGGATTTCTGAGTTAAAATCTGGCGTTAACACTTTGCAAGAAGTGGTTAAAACAAAAAACAAAGAACAAGTTAAGGAACAAAGGGCTAAACTACTCAGCTTGGTTGGTCTTTTAGAAGAGTCAATGGTGAAGGAATTTCCCTTTGAAGTACCAACTGAATATAGCAATTTACCTCAACTTAAAGGTCGTGCAACTGTAGAAGTAAAAACCAGTAAAGGTGACCTGACTATCGTTGTAGATGGCTACAGCGCCCCTGTGACCTCTGGGAATTTTGTTGATTTGGTACAACGGGGTTTTTATAATGGCTTGGAATTCACCCGTTCTGAAGAATCTTACGTTTTACAAACCGGAGATCCACCTGGTAAAGATGTAGGTTTTATTGACCCAAAAACAGGTAAATACCGTGCCATTCCTTTAGAAGTACTTGTAAAAGGCGATAAAAAACCTACTTACGGTATCACCTTAGAAGAAGCAGGTCGTTATACTGACTTACCTGTTCTTCCCTTCTCTGCCTTTGGTGCTTTAGCTTTAGCACGTCCCGAACGGGATGTGAATGGGGGTTCTTCACAAGTCTTCTTCTTTCTATTTGAACCAGAACTAACTCCAGCAGGACGCAACTTACTTGATGGTCGCTATGCTGTTTTTGGCTACGTTACTGAAGGAAAAGAAGTTTTGGACGAACTGAAAGCAGGTGACAAAATTGAATCTGCTAGAGTCATTCAAGGGATTGAGAATTTAGTAGAACCTAACGTTACTTAA
- a CDS encoding Uma2 family endonuclease translates to MVTIPAIDLTFEEYLTYDDGTGFHYELVDGRLELMNPPSIEHFLVAKLLEQVLDTEIKRLALPWLCFRETGVRTGKKKSRLTDISVVTQEQAKDLKNASAVFQSPPMLIVEVVSPESVKRDYRYKRSEYAALEVPEYWIVDPLNTKITVLFLEEGLYEEKVLTDNQQIVSRTFPELLITVEQVFAAGNLG, encoded by the coding sequence ATGGTAACCATACCAGCAATCGATCTCACCTTTGAGGAGTATTTAACCTATGATGATGGGACTGGTTTTCACTATGAACTGGTGGATGGTAGGTTAGAACTGATGAATCCACCGAGTATTGAACATTTCCTAGTTGCTAAATTGCTCGAGCAAGTGTTAGATACAGAAATTAAGCGTTTAGCTTTGCCATGGCTCTGTTTCAGAGAAACTGGAGTCAGAACTGGTAAAAAGAAATCTCGATTAACTGATATTTCTGTAGTCACACAAGAGCAAGCTAAGGACTTGAAGAATGCATCAGCAGTATTTCAGTCGCCTCCAATGCTAATAGTTGAGGTAGTCAGCCCAGAATCTGTTAAACGAGATTATCGCTACAAGCGGTCTGAGTATGCAGCATTAGAAGTACCGGAATATTGGATTGTAGATCCATTGAATACGAAAATTACAGTTTTGTTCTTAGAAGAAGGTCTCTATGAAGAGAAAGTTTTGACTGACAACCAGCAGATTGTATCGCGTACTTTTCCTGAATTATTAATTACTGTTGAACAGGTTTTTGCTGCAGGTAATCTTGGTTAA
- the thiL gene encoding thiamine-phosphate kinase has protein sequence MNSEFSSLVQDIGEQGLLKRLQRYCPPDVVGDDAAVLSTEPGKSIVVTTDVLIDGVHFSDITTSPEDVGWRAAAANLSDIAAMGATPLGITVGLGLPGHLAVSWVERLYQGMSQCLQKYDTPIVGGDIVRSPTTTIAITALGQVNPLQTIRRDNAKVGDAIVVTGIHGASSAGLQLLLHPELGKNLSTRDRTTLIKAHQRPQPRLDVLPILWKILATHSPLPTPYSPLPISGMDSSDGLADAVIQICRNSKVGAVVESTQIPLPEAFHSWLTKEQALEYALYGGEDFELVLCMPEEVAEKFVETLEKNAAIVGTITNESTVILRDQDKKNPDQVLTLNRGFQHFG, from the coding sequence GTGAATAGTGAATTTTCTTCGTTAGTTCAAGATATTGGCGAACAAGGTCTTTTAAAAAGATTGCAGCGTTATTGTCCTCCAGACGTTGTTGGAGATGATGCGGCTGTGCTCTCTACTGAACCGGGAAAATCTATAGTCGTCACAACCGATGTGTTAATTGATGGCGTACACTTCAGCGATATTACCACTTCTCCAGAGGATGTTGGTTGGCGAGCAGCAGCAGCCAATTTATCTGACATAGCAGCAATGGGAGCAACTCCATTGGGCATTACGGTTGGCTTGGGACTACCCGGTCATCTTGCTGTCAGTTGGGTTGAGAGATTATACCAGGGAATGTCACAATGCTTGCAAAAATACGATACACCTATTGTTGGCGGAGATATAGTCCGATCGCCCACCACAACCATAGCTATTACTGCACTCGGTCAAGTTAACCCACTGCAAACCATCCGTCGCGACAATGCCAAAGTAGGAGATGCGATCGTCGTGACAGGAATTCACGGTGCTTCCTCTGCTGGCTTACAATTACTTCTACATCCCGAACTAGGGAAAAATCTTAGTACTCGCGATCGCACAACCTTAATCAAAGCACATCAGCGTCCCCAACCGCGACTTGATGTCCTACCCATACTCTGGAAAATCTTAGCGACCCACTCCCCACTCCCCACTCCCTATTCCCCACTCCCTATTTCTGGAATGGACAGCAGTGATGGGTTAGCAGATGCTGTCATCCAAATTTGCCGCAACAGTAAAGTAGGTGCTGTTGTTGAGAGTACGCAAATTCCCCTCCCTGAAGCATTCCATTCTTGGTTAACCAAAGAACAAGCCCTAGAATATGCCTTATACGGCGGCGAAGATTTTGAACTTGTACTGTGTATGCCCGAGGAAGTAGCAGAAAAGTTTGTAGAAACACTTGAAAAAAATGCTGCGATCGTGGGGACAATTACCAATGAGTCAACAGTAATTTTACGCGACCAAGACAAAAAAAATCCCGACCAAGTTCTCACACTTAATCGGGGATTTCAGCATTTTGGTTAG
- a CDS encoding type I glyceraldehyde-3-phosphate dehydrogenase, translating into MIRVAINGFGRIGRNFARCWIGRENSNIDLVAINDTSDPRTNAHLLKYDTILGKLKGVDISADDNSITVNGKTIKCVSDRNPENLPWKDWDIDLIIESTGVFTSREGATKHINAGAKKVLITAPGKNDDGTFVVGVNHHDYDHEKHHIISNASCTTNCLAPIAKVLHEKFNIIKGTMTTTHSYTGDQRLLDASHRDVRRARAAALNIVPTSTGAAKAVALVLPDLKGKLNGVALRVPTPNVSMVDFVVQVEKSTITEEVNQALKEASENSLKGILAYSEEALVSSDYQGTDESSIVDSSLTMVMGGDLVKVMAWYDNEWGYSQRVLDLAELVAQKWVK; encoded by the coding sequence GTGATTAGAGTAGCAATAAATGGTTTTGGGCGCATCGGACGTAACTTTGCGCGTTGCTGGATAGGTAGAGAGAATAGCAATATTGACCTAGTTGCTATCAACGATACTTCAGACCCCAGAACTAACGCGCACCTGCTGAAGTATGACACAATACTAGGGAAGTTAAAGGGTGTTGACATTAGCGCTGATGACAACTCCATCACTGTTAACGGTAAAACCATTAAGTGTGTATCCGACCGTAACCCAGAAAACTTGCCCTGGAAAGATTGGGATATTGACCTCATTATTGAATCCACAGGTGTATTTACGAGTAGAGAAGGGGCAACCAAGCATATCAATGCGGGAGCCAAAAAGGTTCTTATTACTGCTCCTGGAAAAAACGATGATGGCACTTTTGTGGTTGGCGTGAATCATCACGACTACGACCACGAAAAACACCATATTATCAGCAATGCTAGTTGTACTACAAACTGTTTGGCTCCTATTGCTAAGGTGTTGCATGAAAAATTCAACATCATCAAAGGTACAATGACTACTACTCACAGCTACACGGGTGACCAGCGTTTGTTGGATGCTTCCCACAGAGATGTCCGGCGGGCGCGTGCAGCAGCTCTCAATATTGTGCCTACCTCTACAGGCGCAGCTAAAGCTGTAGCATTGGTATTGCCAGACTTGAAGGGCAAGCTGAATGGCGTTGCACTCCGCGTCCCCACCCCAAACGTTTCTATGGTGGATTTTGTCGTACAAGTCGAAAAATCTACTATTACGGAAGAAGTTAACCAAGCTCTCAAAGAAGCTTCTGAAAATTCACTAAAAGGCATTCTTGCCTATAGTGAGGAAGCACTAGTATCTTCTGATTACCAAGGTACTGATGAATCTTCGATAGTTGATTCCAGCTTAACAATGGTCATGGGCGGAGACTTGGTTAAGGTTATGGCTTGGTATGACAACGAATGGGGCTACAGCCAGCGCGTACTCGATCTTGCAGAATTGGTTGCTCAAAAATGGGTTAAATAG
- the nadD gene encoding nicotinate (nicotinamide) nucleotide adenylyltransferase yields MRRLAIFGGTFDPVHWGHLILAEAALHQVPLEQVIWVPSFNPPYKQAATFEHRVEMVQQAIADNPKFAVSLVEQSHPVSSFAINTLINLSADHPDTHWYWIIGLDAFQTLPRWYRGQELAQLCEWLIAPRLLSGETITQSEIICKQVVQKLTKQTFNIHWQLLNIPFVGLSSSLIRNMYNDGRSIRYLVPETVRAYIDNHKLYTNG; encoded by the coding sequence ATGCGACGATTGGCAATTTTTGGAGGCACTTTCGATCCAGTTCATTGGGGACACCTGATTCTAGCTGAGGCAGCTTTGCATCAAGTCCCTTTAGAACAAGTCATTTGGGTGCCGTCATTCAATCCTCCTTATAAACAAGCAGCGACCTTTGAGCATAGAGTGGAAATGGTACAACAAGCGATCGCAGACAATCCGAAGTTTGCCGTGTCACTAGTTGAACAAAGTCATCCGGTATCTTCGTTTGCGATTAACACCCTGATAAATTTATCAGCAGACCACCCAGATACACACTGGTACTGGATTATTGGTTTGGATGCGTTTCAGACCTTGCCTCGCTGGTACCGTGGACAGGAATTAGCACAACTATGCGAGTGGTTGATCGCACCCCGACTCCTAAGTGGTGAGACTATAACTCAAAGTGAGATAATCTGCAAGCAAGTGGTGCAAAAGCTTACAAAACAAACTTTTAACATACACTGGCAATTATTGAATATCCCGTTTGTAGGGCTTTCGTCAAGTCTAATCCGTAACATGTATAATGACGGCAGATCGATTCGTTATTTAGTGCCAGAAACGGTTAGAGCTTACATCGACAACCATAAACTGTATACAAATGGGTAG
- the murC gene encoding UDP-N-acetylmuramate--L-alanine ligase encodes MQQNSVDFGGRPFHFIGVGGIGMSALAHVLAQRNLPVSGSDLRPNHITRRLESIGAHIFGKQEASNLEFFKPHSQRNESVLNTQELLNSAAEKLPQVICSTAINTNNLEYKAAQELNCPIFHRSDVLAALIADYHSIAVAGTHGKTTTSSMIGYMLLEAGLDPTILVGGEVDAWSGNARLGQSRYLVAEADESDGSLVKHAPEIGIITNIELDHPDHYETLEEVVEIFQTFAGGCKTLVGSIDCETVRDRLKPTISYSLYSDTNADYTVTNVDYRADGTTALVWEKGKTLGVLNLRLLSKHNLSNALAAVAVGRLLGLEFGEIAKGLSTFEGARRRFEFRGEVNGVTFIDDYAHHPSEIRATLAAARLQARPGQRVVAIFQPHRYSRTLTFLEEFAESFSYADLVVLTDIYSAGEPNLGQISGEKLADEVAKHNSQVTYQPTLTAVCEYLLQTLRRGDLALFLGAGNLNQVIPDVMATLCQPAQATS; translated from the coding sequence ATGCAGCAAAATTCAGTAGACTTTGGCGGTAGACCATTTCATTTTATTGGTGTGGGTGGCATAGGAATGTCCGCTTTAGCCCATGTTTTAGCCCAGCGTAATTTACCAGTGTCAGGATCAGATCTTCGTCCAAATCATATCACTCGACGTTTGGAATCTATCGGCGCTCATATATTTGGCAAGCAAGAGGCAAGTAATCTCGAATTCTTTAAGCCCCATTCTCAACGTAACGAATCGGTATTAAACACCCAAGAATTACTGAATAGCGCGGCAGAAAAACTACCTCAAGTTATATGTTCTACGGCAATTAACACAAATAATTTAGAATATAAAGCAGCTCAAGAATTAAATTGTCCTATTTTTCATCGCTCCGATGTATTGGCAGCATTAATTGCTGATTATCACAGCATTGCGGTAGCGGGCACCCACGGAAAAACTACAACCAGTAGCATGATTGGATATATGCTACTTGAAGCAGGTTTAGATCCGACGATTTTAGTGGGTGGTGAAGTAGATGCATGGTCTGGAAACGCCAGACTGGGGCAGAGTCGGTATTTAGTAGCAGAAGCAGATGAATCAGATGGTTCTCTGGTCAAGCATGCTCCGGAAATAGGCATTATTACCAATATCGAACTAGACCATCCCGACCACTATGAAACATTAGAAGAAGTGGTAGAAATCTTCCAAACATTTGCTGGAGGTTGTAAAACTCTAGTGGGTAGCATTGATTGCGAAACAGTGCGCGATCGCTTGAAGCCGACAATCAGTTATAGCTTATATTCTGATACAAACGCCGATTATACTGTTACCAACGTAGACTATCGTGCCGATGGTACGACAGCTTTAGTATGGGAGAAAGGAAAAACCTTAGGCGTTTTAAATTTACGCTTGCTGAGCAAACACAACCTAAGCAATGCTCTAGCAGCTGTTGCTGTAGGTCGGCTGTTGGGTTTAGAATTTGGAGAAATTGCCAAAGGGCTTTCCACCTTTGAAGGTGCAAGACGACGTTTTGAATTTCGAGGGGAAGTCAACGGCGTTACTTTCATTGATGACTACGCCCATCACCCCAGTGAAATTCGTGCTACTCTTGCTGCCGCACGCCTCCAAGCAAGACCGGGACAAAGAGTAGTTGCTATCTTCCAGCCCCACCGTTACAGCCGTACACTGACCTTTTTGGAGGAATTTGCCGAGTCTTTTAGTTATGCAGATCTAGTTGTCCTGACAGATATTTACAGTGCAGGGGAGCCTAATTTAGGGCAAATCAGTGGGGAAAAATTGGCTGATGAAGTTGCCAAGCACAACTCGCAGGTGACCTATCAACCAACATTAACTGCAGTATGTGAGTACTTGCTGCAAACACTGCGTCGTGGAGACTTGGCGCTGTTTTTGGGAGCTGGGAATCTCAATCAAGTCATTCCCGATGTCATGGCAACACTTTGCCAACCAGCTCAAGCAACTTCCTAG
- the murB gene encoding UDP-N-acetylmuramate dehydrogenase, giving the protein MTISQAVANVCKVPNINDNRQLTANSGERQEIYLPGTDCVIKSQVSLAGYTSYRVGGPAQWCVAPRNLEALQASIQYAQTQELSVTVLGAGSNLLISDCGIPGLVIVTRHLRHNNFDLETGQVTVAAGEPLPGLVWAAAAHGWQGLEWAVGIPGTVGGAVVMNAGAHSSCIADILSSVEVLLPDGSLETLTREQLGYSYRTSILQGSKKIVTKATFQLQPGAAPEHVLAVTKQHKQHRLNTQPYHLPSCGSVFRNPKPHAAGWLIEQSGLKGYQIGKAQVAQRHANFIVNCGGASAWDIFNVIRHVQQEVQERWAIVLEPEVKMIGEFQAAC; this is encoded by the coding sequence ATGACTATTTCCCAGGCAGTTGCAAATGTCTGTAAAGTTCCTAACATTAATGACAACAGACAGCTAACGGCTAATTCCGGCGAAAGGCAGGAAATTTATTTACCAGGCACTGATTGCGTTATAAAATCCCAAGTTTCGCTTGCAGGGTATACTTCCTACAGAGTTGGCGGTCCTGCCCAATGGTGTGTTGCTCCCCGCAACTTAGAAGCTTTACAAGCCAGTATTCAGTATGCTCAAACACAAGAGCTATCAGTCACAGTACTAGGAGCAGGGTCTAACTTGCTCATCAGTGATTGCGGTATACCCGGTTTAGTTATTGTAACTCGTCATCTCCGCCACAACAATTTCGATCTAGAAACAGGTCAAGTCACTGTCGCAGCAGGAGAACCCCTACCTGGGTTGGTGTGGGCAGCAGCAGCCCATGGATGGCAAGGATTAGAGTGGGCTGTTGGCATACCGGGAACCGTTGGTGGTGCTGTTGTTATGAATGCAGGAGCACACAGCAGCTGTATCGCAGATATCTTATCTAGTGTCGAAGTTCTTCTCCCCGATGGGAGTTTAGAGACATTGACTCGCGAACAGTTGGGTTACAGCTACCGGACTTCAATACTGCAAGGCAGCAAGAAAATAGTTACCAAAGCAACCTTCCAGCTACAGCCCGGTGCAGCCCCAGAACACGTTTTAGCAGTCACCAAACAGCACAAACAGCACAGACTAAATACTCAGCCATATCACTTGCCAAGTTGTGGTAGTGTTTTCCGCAATCCCAAACCTCATGCCGCAGGTTGGTTAATTGAACAAAGTGGTCTAAAAGGCTACCAAATTGGTAAAGCACAAGTAGCACAACGCCATGCTAATTTTATCGTTAATTGCGGTGGAGCCAGTGCGTGGGATATTTTTAATGTTATCCGTCACGTTCAGCAGGAAGTACAAGAGCGTTGGGCGATCGTTTTAGAACCAGAAGTCAAAATGATAGGCGAATTTCAAGCGGCTTGTTAA
- a CDS encoding low molecular weight protein-tyrosine-phosphatase produces the protein MPYKLLFVCLGNICRSPSAENIMNHFIKQAGLSESIICDSAGTSSYHIGSPPDARMSAAAFQKLQIKLSGRGRQFQKSDFEIFDMILAMDRENYEDILSLDRTGMYHHKVYLICDFCSRHTFKEVPDPYYGGPEGFNQVIDLLIDACEGLLKSVTSKQ, from the coding sequence ATGCCTTACAAGCTGCTGTTTGTCTGCCTGGGAAATATCTGTCGCTCACCATCGGCAGAAAATATAATGAATCATTTCATTAAGCAGGCTGGGTTAAGCGAAAGCATTATTTGTGACTCTGCTGGTACATCTAGCTACCACATTGGCAGCCCTCCCGATGCCAGGATGAGTGCTGCAGCTTTTCAAAAGCTACAAATTAAACTAAGTGGTAGAGGACGTCAGTTTCAAAAGTCAGACTTTGAAATTTTTGACATGATACTAGCCATGGATCGAGAGAATTATGAGGATATCCTCTCTCTTGACCGAACTGGTATGTATCACCACAAAGTCTACTTGATATGTGATTTTTGCTCTAGGCATACTTTTAAAGAAGTTCCCGATCCTTACTATGGTGGCCCAGAGGGATTTAATCAAGTGATTGACTTACTTATTGATGCTTGTGAAGGGCTGTTGAAATCAGTGACCAGTAAACAGTAA
- a CDS encoding YbaB/EbfC family nucleoid-associated protein, whose translation MTGKGQGFGFGLGKMKELADAFKKAQQVQEGAKRLQDELEQMEIQGEAGGGLVKVIVSGNQEPKRVEISPNAINEGADVLSDLVTAAMKDAYYKSTATMRERMEELTSGLELPGFQ comes from the coding sequence ATGACAGGAAAAGGACAGGGATTTGGCTTCGGCTTGGGCAAAATGAAAGAATTGGCTGATGCTTTTAAGAAAGCGCAGCAGGTTCAAGAAGGTGCAAAGCGACTTCAAGATGAATTAGAGCAAATGGAGATTCAGGGAGAAGCTGGTGGTGGTTTGGTCAAGGTTATTGTCAGTGGTAACCAAGAACCCAAGCGAGTAGAAATTTCTCCTAACGCCATCAATGAAGGAGCAGATGTACTCTCCGACCTTGTAACTGCGGCAATGAAAGACGCTTATTACAAATCCACGGCAACAATGCGCGAACGCATGGAAGAACTAACCAGTGGTCTAGAACTTCCTGGATTCCAGTAA
- a CDS encoding response regulator transcription factor, whose translation MPLTILVVDDDLGTRLSISDYLELSGYSVITANDGQEALAMVEEYHPDLIVTDIVMPQMNGYELVRRVRQQPPFRLLPVILLTARTKTQERILGYQSGCDLYLPKPFELEELAAAIRNLLERSQIIQSEYRFPHHENLGTSVPTKPVDIHYPQVTNIQKSQIFSELTSREQEVLELLTHGLSNAEMGQQLHLSPRTVEKYVSSLLRKTTTSNRAELVRYAMKHGLVE comes from the coding sequence ATGCCCTTGACAATCCTTGTAGTGGATGACGACCTGGGCACTCGTCTGTCTATCAGCGATTATCTTGAACTGTCTGGCTATTCAGTGATTACGGCAAATGACGGTCAAGAAGCTTTGGCTATGGTAGAAGAATACCATCCCGATTTAATAGTCACTGATATTGTCATGCCACAAATGAACGGTTACGAACTCGTGCGCCGGGTTCGGCAACAACCGCCTTTTCGGTTACTTCCTGTTATTCTCTTAACAGCACGAACAAAGACTCAAGAAAGAATCCTGGGCTACCAATCAGGATGCGATCTCTACTTGCCCAAGCCTTTTGAATTAGAAGAGTTAGCCGCAGCGATTCGCAATCTCTTAGAGCGATCGCAAATCATTCAATCTGAATATCGGTTTCCCCATCATGAAAATCTGGGAACTTCTGTTCCAACAAAACCTGTGGATATTCACTATCCACAGGTTACAAATATTCAAAAATCGCAAATATTTTCTGAATTGACTTCAAGAGAACAGGAAGTTTTAGAGCTTTTAACTCACGGTCTTTCCAATGCTGAAATGGGTCAACAGTTGCATCTCAGCCCTCGGACTGTAGAAAAATACGTTAGCAGTTTATTGAGAAAAACAACAACAAGCAATCGTGCTGAGTTAGTACGTTATGCGATGAAGCACGGTTTGGTAGAGTAG